Within the Sphingobium baderi genome, the region GTGCGCGCTCTGGTCAACGACAAGGGGCAGCAGGTGAAGGTCGCTGGTCCGTCGACTCCGGTCGAGGTGCTGGGCCTGTCGGGCGTTCCGCTCGCGGGCGATCAGCTGACCGTCGTGGAAAACGAAGCCCGCGCCCGCGAAGTCGCCGCCTATCGTCAGGAACAGGCGACGCGCAAGCGGACCACTGCGGCTCCGACCAGCTTTGAACATATGTTCTCGGCGCTCAACACGACCGTCATCGAATATCCGGTGGTGGTGAAGGGCGACGTGCAGGGGTCCGTCGAAGCGATCGTCACGTCGCTCAATCGCATTTCGACCGACGAGATCAAGGTCCGCATCCTCCATTCGGGTGTTGGCGCGATCACTGAGAGCGACGTCACGCTGGCCGCGGCCAGCCGCGCGCCGCTGATCGGCTTCAACGTGCGTCCCAATGCGAAGGCGCGCCAGCTTGCCGAACGTGAGAAGGTGTCGCTGCGCTATTATGACGTGATCTACGATCTGCTGGAGGAAGTGCGCGGCGAAATGGCCGGGCAGCTTGCGCCGGAACGCATCGAAACGATCGTCGGCCGCGCCGAGGTGCTTCAGGTATTCCCGGCCGGAAAGAAGGACAAGGCAGCCGGTCTGCTCGTGCTCGACGGCATCATCCGCAAGGGGCTGTCCGCGCGTCTCACCCGCGACGATGTCATCGTTTCGCGCACGCACATCGCTTCGCTCCGCCGCTTCAAGGACGATGTCTCCGAAGTCCGCGCGGGCATGGAATGCGGCGCTGTCCTGCAGGACACGAACGACATCAAGCCCGGCGACACGCTGGAGCTGTTCGAGGTCGAGGAACGCGCGCGCACCTTGTAAAACGGGCAATGCGTCATCCCAGCCGACGCTGGGATGACGCGCCGTTTACGATGTGCGCCGTGGCCTGATGCGCCGGCTCGCGCCGGGGTGATGAGGATTTGCTATGGCTCAACAACCCGAAGGCCCTTCCGTCCGCCTGCTTCGCGTGGGTGAACAGGTGCGTCATATCCTGTCCGAAATCCTGACGCGCGGCGATGTGCATGACGATGTGCTGAACAATCATGTCGTCAGCGTCACCGAAGTCCGCATGTCCCCCGACCTGCGCCATGCGACGGTGTTCGTGAAACCCCTGCTGGGACAGGATGAGGAAGCGGTGCTGAAGGCGCTGCGGACCAACACCGCCTATCTCCAGCGGGAAGTCGCGCACCGCATCCGCCTCAAATATGCGGCTAAGCTCAAATTCCTCGCGGACGAAAGTTTCGACGAGGGCAGCCATATCGACCGCCTGCTGCGTGACCCAAAAGTCGTCCAAGATCTGGAAAAACCTCAGGAAGATTGAGCCGCAAGGCCAGTTGCTGCCCCGCCCTGATCTCAAAATCGCTGCCTATTTCGGACGGATCGGCTTAAGCTGTTTCTTCCAGATCGTTTGGCTGGCGATTGGGCATAATATTTCAGGGAATGGACGGAAAATGGCGCATCCCGCGAGACATATGCGACGATTGGCGGGAATGTTCCTGCTTCTGGGGCTTTCCACCTCCATGATGGTGGGCCTGCCTGATGCAGCGATGGCGAAGGAGTCGGCGATTCATTCCGCCGTCACCGCCGATCCCCCGCCGGATACCGCCTTTCCAGCAGGCATGAGCGCCTTTGTCATCCCGGCTGGCGAGGGAGCGATGAACGCGATCATGTATACCGCCGCGGGGGCGGGGTTGCATCCGACCCTGCTCCTGCTGCACGGCTTCCCCGGCAATGAGCAGAACCTTGACCTCGCGCAAGCCGCCCGACGCGCTGGATGGAATGTGCTGACCCTGCATTATCGCGGTTCATGGGGGAGCCCCGGCACTTTCTCCTTCACCCATGCGGCGGAGGATGCCCGCACGGCGCTCGATTTTCTGCGCCAGCCCGGCGTCGTGGCCCGTTACCGGATCGACGCCGGCGCGATCGTGCTGGCCGGACACAGCATGGGTGGCTTCATGGCGGCAGATGCAGCGGCTGACGATCGGGCGGTTGCGGGCCTTTTCCTTATCGACCCGTGGAACCCGGCCGAAACGGCGGCATCGCTCTCCACGGCGCAGGGCGAAGCGGCATGGAAAGCGGAGGTGACGGGCGATCTGGCGCCGCTGCACGGCGCGACCTATGACACCCTCACCGAGGAACTCAAAGCCCATGCAAGCCGCCTCGACCTTGGTCAGCGCCTTGTCGCACTGGGCCAGCGTTCGCTGACGATCATCGGCGCGGAACGGGGCCTTGGCGCTACCGCGCGCAAAGTCGCCGCCGATGCCCAATCCGCCAATCCTTCATCCCGCCTGATGGTCTGGCCGACGGATCATGGCTTTTCCGATAAACGGATCGCGCTGGCCGATGCGCTGGTCCGCTTTCTGGCGGGCGTCACGCCGCCGCTGCGCTGAAGAGAGATTTGTAGCAAAGTGTCGCATTCCGTTGAACGACGGGATGCCACCACTTACCTCCTTTTCAACAGGGGCTCTGAAACAAGATTGGAGCCGGAAAATGAAGAACATTGCTCAATTGGCCCGTTTCGCTGTCGCGGCGGCGGTGCTGACGCTTGCGGGAACGGCCATGGCGGCGACGGGATCGGACCGTCCGCTGGGACGCGAAGCCAGCATCCCCTTCGTCAATCATGGCGGCATATCCAACTGGCGCGCCGACGGCGATGAGGGCTTGTATATTCAGGACCAGCATCGCAACTGGTATCGCGCCAGCCTGATGGGAGCGTGCACGGACCTGCCCTATGCCGAAGCGGTGGGATTCCGCACATGGGGCGGAGACAGGCTCGACCGCTTTTCCGCGATCCAGGTCGGCGGTCAGCGTTGTCCGATCGAGAGCCTGGTCACCAGCGCCCCACCGCCAGCCAAGGCGCATAAGGGCTGACAGAGGCATCCGCGCAAGATACAGGCGCGCGGATGCATGGCTGGATCATCCTCGACAAACCCTTGGGACTAGGCTCGACGCAGGCGGTGGGGGCGGTCAAGCGTGCCTTGCGCCAAAGCGGCGCGGGGAAAGTGAAGGTAGGCCATGGCGGCACGCTCGATCCCCTTGCGACGGGCGTGCTGCCGGTCGCCATAGGGGAAGCGACCAAACTTGCGGGGCGGATGCTCGATAGCGACAAGATTTACGATTTCACCATCGACTTTGGCGCGCAGACCGACACGCTCGATCTGGAAGGGGAGGTGATCGCGACCAGCAGCATCCGCCCCACGCCAGCGCAGGTGGAAGCGATCCTGTCTCGCTTTACCGGCCCCATCGAACAGGCGCCGCCCGCCTATTCCGCGATCCTGATCGACGGCCAGCGCGCCTATGACCTCGCCCGCGCCGGGCAGGATGTGCAGATGAAGATGCGGGGCGTGGTGATCCATTCCCTCACCATCACGGCCAGTGAAGCGGAAGGGGAGGGGCTGGCTTCCATCACCCTTACCGCCCATGTTTCCAAGGGCACCTATATCCGCAGCCTCGCTCGCGATATTGCGCTGGCGCTGGGCACGGTCGGCCATGTCACCATGCTGCGCCGGGTGAAAGCGGGGCCGTTCACGCTCGACTCCGCTATTTCGCTGGACAAATTGAACGAAGCTGCTACGGGCGGCGGCATCGTGCAGCTTATGCTGCCGTTGACGGCGGGGCTGGACGACATCCCGGCTCTCCCCGTCTCTCCCGATGAAGCGCTGGCTCTCCGACAGGGGAAGGCGCTGATGGGGAAACCGCATACCGGTCTCATGCTGGCGATGGAGGGCGATACGCCCGTCGCGCTGGTGGAGGCCAGTGGCCCGGATATCCGGGTGGTGCGCGGCTTTAATCTCTAGTTGAAGAAAGGAAGCCGATGTCGATCACTGCAGAGCGCAAAGAAGCGCTGATCAAGGAATATGCCCGTGCCGAAGGCGATACGGGTTCGCCCGAAGTCCAGGTCGCGATCCTCTCCGAGCGTATCGCCAACCTGACCGAGCACTTCAAGGGTCACCACAAGGATAACCACAGCCGTCGCGGCCTGCTGATGCTGGTCAACAAGCGCCGTTCGCTGCTGGACTATCTCAAGAATAAGGATGAGGGCCGCTATACCGACCTCATCTCCAAGCTGGGCCTGCGTAAGTAAGCCTGTTATAGAAGGGACGGCCCCCCAGCGGGGCCGTTTCCGATTCCGGGGGCATCGCAATTCGGCGGTGCATTCCGTCAGGGGCCAAAAGATGCCCCACAGCCGCCGCGGACCGGCTTTGTCCGCATATGAGGCCCCGCCGGGCAATAGGGCCAGGCGGGCGAAGGAAAACACATGTTCGACGTAAAGAAAGTATCCATCGAGCTGGCAGGCAAGACCCTGACTCTCGAAACCGGCCGCATTGCGCGTCAGGCTGACGCCGCCGTGCTGGCGACCTATGGCGAAACCGTGGTGCTGTGCGCCGTGACCGCCGCCAAGTCGGTGAAGGACGGGCAGGACTTCTTCCCGCTCACCGTCCATTATCAGGAAAAATATTCCGCCGCCGGCCGCATTCCGGGCGGCTTTTTCAAGCGTGAGCGTGGCGCGACGGAAAAGGAAACGCTGGTTTCCCGCCTGATCGACCGCCCGATCCGCCCGCTTTTCCCCGAAGGCTTCTACAACGAGATCAACGTCATCGCCCAGGTGCTGTCGTTCGATGGCGATAGCGAGCCGGACATCGTTGCGATGATCGCCGCTTCGGCTGCGCTGACCCTGTCGGGCGTGCCCTTCATGGGTCCGATCGGCGCGGCGCGCGTCGGTTACAAGGATGGCGAATATCAGCTCAACCCTTCGCTCGACGAAGTGAAGACCGGCGATCTGGATCTGGTTGTCGCCGCCACGCACGACGCGGTGATGATGGTCGAATCCGAAGCCAAGGAGCTTTCGGAAGACGTCATGCTGGGCGCCGTGCTGTTCGCCCATGAAGCGAGCAAGAAGGTCGTCGGCGCGATCATCGAACTGGCTGAAAAGGCCGCCAAGGATCCGTGGGAAATGGCCGCACAGGACGATCTGGGCGACCTGAAGGCGAAGCTCAAGAAGCTGATCGGCAAGGATATCGCCGCCGCCTACAAGCTGACCGACAAGTCGGCCCGCTCCAACGCCCTGAACGAAGCCCGCGCCAAGGCGAAGGCGATGTTCGAGGCCGACGGTCTTGCCCCGCAGATGGTGATGGCCGGCATCAAGCTGACCAAGAAGCTGGAAGCCGAAATCGTCCGCACCGCGATCCTGAAGGATGGTCAGCGCATCGACGGCCGTAACACCACGCAGATCCGCCCGATCGAAGCGATGGTGGGCTTCCTGCCGCGCACCCATGGTTCGGCGCTGTTCACCCGCGGTGAAACGCAGGCGATCTGCACCACCACGCTGGGCACCAAGGACGCCGAGCAGATGATCGACGGCCTGAACGGCGTCTATTATGAAAACTTCATGCTGCACTATAACTTCCCGCCCTATTCGGTCGGTGAAGTAGGGCGCTTCGGCGCACCGGGCCGCCGCGAAGTCGGCCATGGCAAGCTGGCATGGCGCGCGCTGCACCCTGTGTTGCCGAGCAAGGAAGACTTCCCCTACACCATCCGCGTCCTCAGCGACATCACCGAGTCCAACGGCTCGTCCTCGATGGCGACGGTCTGCGGCGGTTCGCTTTCGATGATGGACGCGGGCGTACCGCTCAAGCGTCCGGTGTCGGGCATCGCCATGGGCCTGATCCTGGAAGGCAAGGATTTTGCGGTCATCAGCGATATTCTTGGCGACGAGGATCACCTCGGCGACATGGACTTCAAGGTGGCGGGCACGGAAAGCGGCATCACCACCATGCAGATGGACATCAAGGTCGCCGGCATCACGCAGGAGATCTTCGAAGTCGCGCTGCGTCAGGCCAAGGAAGGCCGCGCGCACATATTGGGTGAGATGAACAAGGCGCTGTCTTCGACCCGGACCGAATTGTCGGCCCATGCTCCGCGCATCGAGACGATCCAGATCGACAAGTCCAAGATCCGCGACGTCATCGGCACCGGCGGCAAGGTCATTCGCGAAATCGTCGCGGAAACCGGCGCGAAGGTCGACATTGACGACGAAGGCATCATCAAGATCAGCTCGTCCGACATCGACCAGATCGAAGCCGCGAAGAAGTGGATTCTCGGCATCGTCGAGGAAGCGGAAGTCGGCAAGATCTACAACGGCAAGGTCGTCAACATCGTCGACTTCGGTGCGTTCGTGAACTTCATGGGCGGCAAGGACGGTCTCGTCCACGTCTCCGAAATGAAGAATGAGCGTGTCGAAAAGCCGACCGATGTCGTGTCCGAAGGCCAGGAAGTGAAGGTCAAGGTTCTCGAAATCGATC harbors:
- the pnp gene encoding polyribonucleotide nucleotidyltransferase, which produces MFDVKKVSIELAGKTLTLETGRIARQADAAVLATYGETVVLCAVTAAKSVKDGQDFFPLTVHYQEKYSAAGRIPGGFFKRERGATEKETLVSRLIDRPIRPLFPEGFYNEINVIAQVLSFDGDSEPDIVAMIAASAALTLSGVPFMGPIGAARVGYKDGEYQLNPSLDEVKTGDLDLVVAATHDAVMMVESEAKELSEDVMLGAVLFAHEASKKVVGAIIELAEKAAKDPWEMAAQDDLGDLKAKLKKLIGKDIAAAYKLTDKSARSNALNEARAKAKAMFEADGLAPQMVMAGIKLTKKLEAEIVRTAILKDGQRIDGRNTTQIRPIEAMVGFLPRTHGSALFTRGETQAICTTTLGTKDAEQMIDGLNGVYYENFMLHYNFPPYSVGEVGRFGAPGRREVGHGKLAWRALHPVLPSKEDFPYTIRVLSDITESNGSSSMATVCGGSLSMMDAGVPLKRPVSGIAMGLILEGKDFAVISDILGDEDHLGDMDFKVAGTESGITTMQMDIKVAGITQEIFEVALRQAKEGRAHILGEMNKALSSTRTELSAHAPRIETIQIDKSKIRDVIGTGGKVIREIVAETGAKVDIDDEGIIKISSSDIDQIEAAKKWILGIVEEAEVGKIYNGKVVNIVDFGAFVNFMGGKDGLVHVSEMKNERVEKPTDVVSEGQEVKVKVLEIDPRGKVRLSMRVVDQETGEELEDTRPPREPREPRGDRGDRGRGPRRDGGGRGGERGERGPRRDRGPRDDKDGDDGSNAGLPDFLTQD
- a CDS encoding alpha/beta hydrolase family protein — protein: MFLLLGLSTSMMVGLPDAAMAKESAIHSAVTADPPPDTAFPAGMSAFVIPAGEGAMNAIMYTAAGAGLHPTLLLLHGFPGNEQNLDLAQAARRAGWNVLTLHYRGSWGSPGTFSFTHAAEDARTALDFLRQPGVVARYRIDAGAIVLAGHSMGGFMAADAAADDRAVAGLFLIDPWNPAETAASLSTAQGEAAWKAEVTGDLAPLHGATYDTLTEELKAHASRLDLGQRLVALGQRSLTIIGAERGLGATARKVAADAQSANPSSRLMVWPTDHGFSDKRIALADALVRFLAGVTPPLR
- the truB gene encoding tRNA pseudouridine(55) synthase TruB yields the protein MHGWIILDKPLGLGSTQAVGAVKRALRQSGAGKVKVGHGGTLDPLATGVLPVAIGEATKLAGRMLDSDKIYDFTIDFGAQTDTLDLEGEVIATSSIRPTPAQVEAILSRFTGPIEQAPPAYSAILIDGQRAYDLARAGQDVQMKMRGVVIHSLTITASEAEGEGLASITLTAHVSKGTYIRSLARDIALALGTVGHVTMLRRVKAGPFTLDSAISLDKLNEAATGGGIVQLMLPLTAGLDDIPALPVSPDEALALRQGKALMGKPHTGLMLAMEGDTPVALVEASGPDIRVVRGFNL
- a CDS encoding DUF6491 family protein gives rise to the protein MKNIAQLARFAVAAAVLTLAGTAMAATGSDRPLGREASIPFVNHGGISNWRADGDEGLYIQDQHRNWYRASLMGACTDLPYAEAVGFRTWGGDRLDRFSAIQVGGQRCPIESLVTSAPPPAKAHKG
- the rbfA gene encoding 30S ribosome-binding factor RbfA, whose translation is MAQQPEGPSVRLLRVGEQVRHILSEILTRGDVHDDVLNNHVVSVTEVRMSPDLRHATVFVKPLLGQDEEAVLKALRTNTAYLQREVAHRIRLKYAAKLKFLADESFDEGSHIDRLLRDPKVVQDLEKPQED
- the rpsO gene encoding 30S ribosomal protein S15, which encodes MSITAERKEALIKEYARAEGDTGSPEVQVAILSERIANLTEHFKGHHKDNHSRRGLLMLVNKRRSLLDYLKNKDEGRYTDLISKLGLRK